Within the Mycobacterium gordonae genome, the region GGATTCGGTGGCTGGTCACCGTGGATGCGATGCACACCCAGACTGCCACCGCCACACTGATCTGCGCCACCTTGGAGTCGCACTACCTGATGATCGTTAAGTCGAACCAGGCGAAATTGCTCGCCCGCATCACCGCGCTGCCCTGGGCCGACGTGTCCACGACCGCCACCGACAACTCCCGCGGCCACGGCCGCGTCGAGATACGCACTCTGCAGCTCCTTACCGCTGCAGGAGGAATCGGGTGCCCCTACGCCAAACAGATCGTCCGGATCACCCGCGAACGCTTGATCACCGCCACCGGCCAGCGCAGTGCCGAGGTGGTCTATGCGATCTGCAGCCTGCCGTTCGAGCACGCCCCACCGACCGCAATCGCGACCTGGTTGCGTCGGCACGGGGCATCGAGAACAGCGTGCACTGGGTGCGCTATTTGCCATGCTGCGACGCTGCCGATCACGAAACTCGGCAGCTCCGGCACCGATCGAATCTGTCTAGCCAAAGGATAGTGACATGTCGTATGTGATCGCCGAGCCGGAGTTGCTCACTCTGGCCGCCAATAACCTCGCCGGCATCGGCTCGGCGTTGGAGGAGGCGAATCTCGCCGCGGCGGCCTCCACCACGCGCGTACTGGCCCCGGCCCTGGACGAGGTTTCCAGAATCGCAACAGCGCTGTTCAGCCGGCACGCACAGACCTATCAGACGTTCAGCGCGCAAGCCTCGGAGTTCCACGCCCAGTTCGTGCGCACATTAGCTACCAGCGCGGGCCAATATAAAAGTACTGAGACGATCAACGCGCTGGGCGCCGCCGCTGCTACAAACTCGGCCAGCGCCATGAACGCGGCGGTCCAGACGCTCTTAAGCGCGTCTGAGCAGTAAACGCCACCGCCAAAGCCCCGTCCGTGGCGCTCGCCGGCCTACCGCTGATGGCCATCGGGGCCAACGGGGCGGTCGGTCAGCCCGGCAATCTTGGCGGGTGGCTGAAGCGGCAATGGACGGTGGCAACGGCACTAGTGGCAGTATCGGCCCAACGGGCCTGTTCTAGGGGTCAGGAGTCTCGGGATCAGACAGAGCACGGAGACAGCGCAAGCCCCAGGCGCTGGATTTGGGGCGGCGACACCGGGCGACGCGTTCGTGCTGCGAGTCAGCAAATCAGTCGGACGTGAAAGATGTTGCAGCACAGCATGAGCGTGCGGCGGAAGGCTTGAACAGGAAGTGCGTAAAGTTTCTCGGTGTGGCCTCATGAGACCAATTTCCGACGAACGTTCGCAGGGACGGGTCCGGCGTCGCCAGTAGGGAGGCCGCAACGGCGCCCACACGAGGCGGCGGCACGAGCAGATGCCCTGCCGGTCATTACTCGGCGGCGGGACACAGCTGATAGGCAGAGACGCCAGGTCAGGCACTCGGCGGCGGCAGCGGCAGCGGCAGCCATCGTCGCAAACGCTCAGCGGTTGACGGCAATCCGCGTGGCCAACCTCATAGGCGTACTCGACTGTGCCGCCATGCTCGGGGCGAAAGATGCATCCACTCATGACCCGGTAGGCCGCGGGACGCTCGGGCATCGCAACTCACGCAAGCATGCGTCTCAGGCGTGAGACTGAAATACCGCTGCGTTCCCGCGTTTCCGCATGTCCGTCCGCAGCGTTGAGACGCCGAAGGGCCAACCCCGTCGCGTACACATTCTCGACTTGCCGTATGCCGTTGATTTGTTGACCCGTACCCGCAAGGCTGGCGTAGTGACAGTAGCTACCGATGCGATCACCTTCTTCAGCCCCGAGTGCCTGCAGGATCCGTACCCCGTTTACGAGCGGATGCGAATTGCCGGTCCGGTGCACCGCATCGCCGACTCGGATTTCTTCGCTGTGTGCCGCTGGGACGCGGTCAACGAAGCCGTGCGGCGTACCGACGAGTTCTCCTCAAACCTCACCGCAACGCTGACTTATACGGCCGAAGGGTTCGTTCGACCATTCTTCATGGACCCGCTAGGCGGACCGACCCACGTACTGGCCACCGCGGATGATCCTGTACATGCCATTCACCGCAAGCAGCTGGTGAAATACTTGGCCGCCAAGCGAATTCGGCTTATGGAACAGTTCGCTGCCGAGACCGCAGACCGGCTGTGGGCTGCGGGCGTGCAGGACGGTGGTATCGAATGGATGGGCGCTTTCGCGAACCGGCTGCCGATGATGGTGGTAGCCCGGCTCATCGGCGTGCCCGATCGCGACGTCGCGCAGCTGGTGAAGTGGGGTTACGCGGCCACCCAACTGCTCGAAGGGCTGGTCGATCAAGCCCAGCTCGCCACCGCCGGAGCCGCCGTGATGGAACTGACCGGATACATCAACGAGCAATTCGACAGAGCCGCAGCCGATCCCCAAGATAACTTGCTTGGCGAGCTGGCTAGTGCCTGCGCCGCAGGCGAACTCGACACATTGACCGCCCAGATCATGATGGTCACGCTGTTCGCCGCCGGCGGAGAGTCCACAGCGTCATTGCTGGGAAGTGCGGCGATGATCCTGGCAACACGTCCTGATATCCAGCAACAACTGCGGGAGAACCCGGAGCTTCTCGGTGCCTTCATCGAGGAGACGTTGCGCTATGAAGCTCCCTTCCGAGGGCACTACCGCCACGTACGGAACGACACAATGCTGAAAGACGTGGAACTGCCGGCCGACTCGCATCTGCTGCTGCTGTGGGGCGCAGCCAACCGCGATCCGGCGCAGTTTGAAAAGCCCGACGAGTTCCGCCTGAACCGCTCCGCTGGGAAAGGTCACATCAGTTTCGGCAAGGGCGCACACTTCTGCGTCGGTGCCGCGCTGGCCCGACTCGAAGCCCAGATTGCGTTGCGGCTGATGCTAAGCCGGACATCCCTCATCGAGGCAGCCGACATCGGGCCGTGGTTGCCCAGCATCTTGGTACGCCGGCTGCAACGGCTCGACCTCGACGTGAAATAGCTGCGACTGACGGTCTTCGCGCTCTCTGCGGCCGCACACCGAGTTTGCGCGACCGTTCATCCCGGTGGCGTCGCGGACGGGATAGCGCCCATCGACACGATGAACGCCTCGACTGCGGTGGCTTGTTCGTAACCGTCCACCTCGACGCGCCACTCGTAGATTCCCGGGTCCAACGGAATCCCGGCCGGGATGTTGAGGGTGAGCGGCATGCGGACCGCGGTGCCGTGGATCGCCCCGGGCAGGCGGCCTGCCTCGGCGGCAGCCTCGAACAGGATCCGCTGCGGGCCCTGCGGCCCCTGCACCACCACCGGTTGACCGTCGGTGTCGAGCAACTGGC harbors:
- a CDS encoding cytochrome P450, whose product is MTVATDAITFFSPECLQDPYPVYERMRIAGPVHRIADSDFFAVCRWDAVNEAVRRTDEFSSNLTATLTYTAEGFVRPFFMDPLGGPTHVLATADDPVHAIHRKQLVKYLAAKRIRLMEQFAAETADRLWAAGVQDGGIEWMGAFANRLPMMVVARLIGVPDRDVAQLVKWGYAATQLLEGLVDQAQLATAGAAVMELTGYINEQFDRAAADPQDNLLGELASACAAGELDTLTAQIMMVTLFAAGGESTASLLGSAAMILATRPDIQQQLRENPELLGAFIEETLRYEAPFRGHYRHVRNDTMLKDVELPADSHLLLLWGAANRDPAQFEKPDEFRLNRSAGKGHISFGKGAHFCVGAALARLEAQIALRLMLSRTSLIEAADIGPWLPSILVRRLQRLDLDVK
- a CDS encoding PE family protein; translated protein: MIAEPELLTLAANNLAGIGSALEEANLAAAASTTRVLAPALDEVSRIATALFSRHAQTYQTFSAQASEFHAQFVRTLATSAGQYKSTETINALGAAAATNSASAMNAAVQTLLSASEQ
- a CDS encoding DUF6941 family protein; the encoded protein is MKVSLFLADAAQADVQSGKVHTLGLGWRQCQTPTPPFALVMFLDIDWDETNKQHKLTCQLLDTDGQPVVVQGPQGPQRILFEAAAEAGRLPGAIHGTAVRMPLTLNIPAGIPLDPGIYEWRVEVDGYEQATAVEAFIVSMGAIPSATPPG